GGGACGGCGCGTGGTTCTGCTGCGCCGCGATATTCTGCGACATGCTCCGACGATCGTGGCAGCGCTGCGCGAGAAGATCTCGCCGGGCGCTTCCCCGGGTACGGGCAATCGTGGCAGCGGACACCGCTTGAAGCTGGACGACGGTCCCGAACTTTTCGCCCGGCAGGCGAGACGGGGTGGACTGGCGCGTTTCCTGGTGCGCGAGACCTTTTTTGGAATCAGCGCACGCCCTTTCAACGAAGTGATCGTTGCCACCAAAGCGTTCCGTCGCGGTGTCCCCGTCGCGGAGCCGATGGGCGCGATGGTTTGGTGGCTCGCGCCGGGACTGTATCGCGGATTTTTTTTATCGCGTGCCATCGCGGGAATGACGCTGTGGGACTTCGTCCGTACCGATGATGACCCGATAGTGCTGAAGCACGTGCTGATGGCAGCTCGCGTCGCGATCGTGACCATGCATGACAAGGGAGTGTTTCACGCGGACTTGAATCTGCACAATCTTATGGTCACCCAGGCGGGCGAGAGCTTCAAAGTGATGATCCTCGATCTCGACAAGGCGCGCATCTACGATGCTTCGCTGCATCCGTCACTGCGCAGCGCAAACGCGCGGCGCCTGTTGCGCTCGGCGCGCAAGCTCGATCCCGCGGGTCGCTACTTCGACGCGAGTGCCCTATCGATTCTGGATGTGAGCTGACCCGCCCTCTTACGCCGCAGCGGTTTCTCCGATCACGATTCGCGCCCGCTCTTTTGCCAACGGCAGCGTCGCCCGCATCGCCGCTGCGCTCACAAGCGCGATGGATGCAAACAGCAGCCACGCTCCGGTGTACGCGCCGGATCGATCGAAGATCCGTCCGGCGATTACTGGTCCGGCGGCAAACCCGAGGGTGTTAAAGAACGCCACTATTCCCAGCAGGGCTCCGAGCCGCCGGTTGCCGAGTGATTCGCCGATTGCCAGAGGGTTGAGGTAGACCGGTGTCTCTCTCGTCAAGCCAAAGGTCAGCAGGAATGCGGCGACCGCAGCCGGGTATGATGCTCGCAGCAATGCCGCAATGCCAATCGCGCCTGCCACGAAAACGCTCGCAAGGGTGGCACGCCCGCCGAGACGATCCGCGAAAAGACCGATGGAAAAACTGCCGATCGCACCAAAAATGAACATCGCGCCGAAGATCCCCGCGGCCACGGTCGGCGTGTAACCGATTCCGCTCAGGTATGGAACCAGGTGTACCCTGAGTCCGACTCCGGCGGTCGCAAAGAGCACCTCCGCGATGGCGATCATCCAGAACGATCTCGTCTTCAGCGCCTCGCCGACTTCGAGACCCGGGAGAGTCGATTCGGCGGCGATCTGCGAGGGGAACGAGCCGGGCCGCGTGCGCAGGAATGCCGTCAGTAGTGGAATCACGATCAGCAAGATCGGCATGCCCATGGCGAAAAACGCAACCCGAAAGCCGAAATGAAGGACTAGGTAGTTGGCCCAGATCGTCACCACGGTACTGCCGAGCGGAATTCCGGCGAATGCTACTCCCAGCGCCGCTCCGCGCCGGGCCCGAAACCAGTTGGTGACTACCAGCGCGGTGGGGATGATCGTCGAGGCGGTAATCCCAACCCCCAGCACGACAAAAATCAGAAGAAAGGCGGCCGCCGAGTTCGCACGGCTGAGCGCCATATAGCCGCCCCCCACCATCGCGGCGCCCGCGATCATCACCGGGCGCGCGCCAATCCGATCCAGCAGCGACCCTAGCAGCGGGCTGCTCAGTCCGGCCGCCAGCGGCGCCACCGCACTCAATGCCGAAAACCATGCCCGACTCCATCCAAAGTGTCTCACTACCGGGAGGAAGAACACTCCGCCCGCGTTCACCGGTCCCCAGATCAAAAACAGCGTTGCGAACAGAGTCACCAGGATCAACCAACGCTCTTTGCTTTCTTCGGCCATGGTTCACCTCGCCGCTCGCGAGCTCGATTATGGTTCGCGCGAACTCGGCCCAACCATCTTTCTCACGCAGCGCCGCTCGTGAAACTGGAAAAACGCGCACAGCGCCTGTGCATTTTTTCACAGGGGCGACTCGGGATCGGGTGTCAAACCCGGGATGGAGTCCGGCGTTGCGCCCGCCGGCCGTGACGCAGAAAGCTTGCGTTCTGCTCGAACGCGGCAGCGACTGCGGCAGCCACGGCGCGCACCCGAGCAGTCCGCCGCAGGTCTTCATGCATGACCAGCCACACGCTTCGAAGCGTTGGCACCTGATCGGGCCACACCCGCACCAATTCCGGAAAATCGTCGCCCAGGAAGCAGGCCAGCTCGCTGATGCCCAAGCCCACGGCGGTGGCCTTCACCTGTAGGAACCGGTCGTTGCTCCGCACCGTGGTGCGGGCGCCGTCGAGCGATTCGCCGGTGAAGCGGGGCCCCATTCCCTGGGGCCATCCTGCGTAAGTGATTATGTCATGCCCGCGCAGACCCTCGCCCCGCGTGGGAGTTCCGCGTGCAGCCAGGTATTGGGGCGACACATACAGCGCAAAGCCGACCGCTCCCAGTTTTCGACAGATTAGGCTTGCACCCGACGGTCGACTGAGGTTGAAACGCACCGCCAGGTCGATCTCGCGCCGCGCGATGTCGAGCGCGCGAACTCCCGGAAGGAGATCTATTTGCAACTCGGGATGAGTTTCTCGAAGCGCAACGAGGCTCGGCACGATGATCGCGTATGCGAGCGCATCGGTCGAGGTAAGCCGGACTGATCCCGCGATACGGGTATCGTGACCCGCCACTAACCTCTCCAGGTTCACGGCGGCAGACTCCATGGTCTCGCATTGCCGCAAGATCGACTGCCCCGCTGCAGTGATCGAAAAGCCCTCCGGCGTGCGGCTCAGCAGTTTCGCTGCAAGCCGTTCCTCGAGCACCGCGATCCTCCGCGCCACCGTGACGTGGTCGACCTCCAACACCCGCGCGGCTCCGGAAAGGCTGCCCTCTCTGCAGAGGGCAAGGAAGAACCGAATGTTGTCCCAATCCCACTTTCCACTCATAGTTGTTCATTTTTTCACACCCTCCAGGAGGAGCAAGCCGGTATCACTCGGGCCGAGCGCCCAGCGCCGGTTCGGGTGGTAGCGGCTTGGCCCGGGCGAGGTCGACGGGTCGGTGGAACCGCGGGTGCGGTCCGTCAAGCTAAGCGCGCTTTATCGCGATGGCTTCGATCTCAACGCGGGCTATGCGGGGAAGTGCCGCGGCTTGCACGGTGGAACGGGCCGGGTACGGCGCCGAGAGGTGCTCGCCATTGATGCGCCCAGTGGATGAACTCCATCACTAATAATGTCTGGGATAGAATTGATGTCTGACGAGTTGTCGAGTTACATTCTGCTGCACGCTCAAGCCTAACTAGCCACCATTCTCACAACAGAACTGCTATCGAGTCACCATGGATGAGCGGCTGAGAACCAACCTAACGAAATGGAACGCGGTGGTGCCATTGCACGCTCGCTCCAAGATGTACGATGTCGCAGGTTTCAAAGCTGGACGAATCTCGCTCCATGAGCTCGAGCTTGCGGAGGTCGGTGACTCCATGAGCTCGAGCTTGCGGAGGTCGGTGACGTACGAGGCAAGTCCTTGCTCCATCTGCAGTGCCACTTCGGTCTCGATACCCTGTCATGGGCACGACTCGGAGCAGAGGTTACGGGCCTCGATTTCTCTGACGAGGCAATCAAGCTTGCACGATCTCTCAGCAATGAGATCAAAATTCCTGCGCGCTTTATCTGCGCCGATATTTACGAGGTACCGTCGGCGGTCGACCAACAATTCGACATAGTTTTCACTTCCTACGGGGCAATTACTTGGCTGCCCGATATGCCGCGCTGGGGGCAGATCATCGCGCGGTCACTCAAACCCGGCGGATTCTTCTATATTGCTGACCAACATCCCTTGGCCAGTATCTTCGATAATCGGGACGATTCGTCCCAGCTAGCAATCCAATATCCCTATTTCCACCATGAGATGATCACTACTTCTGGCGGTCAAGACTACGCTGACCCTTCATACAAGAACGAGCATGATAATGCCGAATGGATTCACACGGTCGACAGTATCATTAGCGCACTGATCGAGGCCGGGCTCCAGATCGAATTCTTTCACGAGCATTCCGCGTGTCCATGGCAGATGTTTCCCTTCTGCGAACGCGCCGGGCCAGGTCTGTGGCATATCAGAGGTGATTTGATCCCGCTGATTTTCTCGCTCGGAGCGCGCAAGCCGAAGGTGCCCCCTTAGTCGAGAGCTGCTAAGGGGGTCGGGCTATCAGGAAAAGGGGGGGGCTGAGCGCAACGCGCAGGTGCTGGTGGCAGCGGGTGGACCGGGAGTCGACGGGTCGGTGGCACCGCGGGTGCGGTCCGGCAAGCTAAGCGCGCTTCATCGCGATAGCTTCGATCTCAACGCGGGCTTTGCGGGGAAGTGCCGCGGCTTGCATGGTGGAACGGGCCGGGTACGGCGGCGAGAGGTGCTCGCCATAAATGCGGTTGACCACGTCGAAGTCACCGAGGTCGGCCAAAAAGATAGTGGTCTTGACGATATTCTGAAACCCGAGCCCCGCCTCCGCGAGCACCTCGTGCAGGTTTTCCAGTGCTCTGCGGGTTTCCGCCTCAACACCACCCGCAACCAGTGCACCGGATTTCGGATCGAGTCCGATCTGACCCGAGCAAAACACCCATCCCTGCTCCTCGATTGCCTGCGAGTAGGGACCAATCGCCGCAGGAGCGCCCGAGGTCTGGATGGGTTTCATCGTGAGTCAGGCCAGGAAGCGGTTGCCGTTCTGGTAGCCGATGCGCGACACGCGCATCACCCCTTCGATCGCGCCGATGGAACTCATCAGGTTATTGAGCTGACGCGCGCTGGTGACGCTCACCTCGAACAGCGACAGCGCCCGACCGTCATTGCCGCGCGTCTTCACCTCGGCCGTCGAGATGTTCACCCCGGCCGCCGCGATGGTCCGAGTCATCGCGGCCAGCAGACCCGGCTGATCAACGCAGAGCACTTCCAGTCGAATTGGACGCGGAGACTCATCACCATCCTTCCACACCACTGGCACCCGCCGTTGGGGGTCGGTATTCAGGGCGTGGGGACAGCCTGCCAGATGAATCGTCACACCGCGCCCGCGGGTGATGAATCCGGTGATCGCCTCGCCGGGAAGCGGATTGCAGCAGCGCGCAAACCGCACCAGCACGTCACCGACCCCCGACACCACGACCGCACCACTGGCGGGCTTGCGCGCGCCCCGATCCTTGAGCGCCGGCTGGGCGGAGGCGGGAAGCTTCGATTCGCGGTAGACCTTGAGTTCGTCGGGCGTGAGCAGTTTCGCGAGCAGCTGGCCGGGGGTCACCAGGCCATACCCCACCGCGGCGATGAGGCTATCGACGTCCTTCTGCGAGAAGTCTTTGAGCACCGTTTCGAGGCGCTTTGCGCTACGCAGTTCCGCGACGTTTAGCCTGAGCGGGGTGAGCTCATGATCGATGAGCGAGATGCCGAGAGCGAGCGAGCGTTCAGCTTCCTGCGCCCGCAACCATTGTCGGATCCGTGACTTCGCGCGCGCCGTGACGCAGTAGTTCCCCCAATCTTTGCCGGGGGTCTGCCGTTCGGAGGTGAGTACTTCGATGGTATCCCCCGACCGTAGTCGTTGACGCAGGGGAACCATCCGGCCATTGATGCGCGCTCCGGAGAGGTGGTTGCCGACCTGCGAATGGATGCGGTAGGCGAAGTCGATTACCGACGCCCCTTGCGGAAAGTTGAGGACGTCGCCCTTGGGGGTGAACACGAAGACTTCCTCGGGGAACAGGTCGTCCTTGACGGTGGAAAGAAATTCCTGGGGATCTTTCAGGTTCTGCTGCCACTCGATCAGCCGCCGCAACCATGCGAAGCGTTCGGTCTCGCGCAGATCCTTCGCACCCGCGTTGCCGCCCTTGTAGCTCCAGTGCGCCGCGATTCCTTCTTCCGCCACCCGGTGCATCTCTGCGGTCCGAATCTGCACTTCCATGCGCTGTCCGCGTGGACCGATCATGGTGGTGTGCAGCGACTGATACATGTTGGCCTTGGGCAGCGCGATATAGTCCTTGAACCGCCCAGGCACCGGCTTCCAACTCGCGTGCACCACGCCGAGGGCTTCGTAGCATTCACGCACCGTAGCCACGATGATTCGGAATGCGACCAGGTCATAGATCTGCTCGAACGACAGACCCAGGTCGCTCATCTTGCCGTGGATGGAATAGAAATGCTTGGGCCGGCCGGTTACTTCGGCTTTGACCCCGGATTCCTCGAGCCGGCGCGACAGGATCGCGATCACGTCGCGGATGTATTCCTCGCGCTCCTTGCGCGTCTTGGCAACGAAGGCCTTGAGCGTCGAGTATGCGGGAGGGTTCAGATAGCGGAATGCGTTGTCCTCGAGTTCCGACTTAAGCCAGTAGATTCCGAGGCGATGTGCGATGGGAGCATAGATTTCCAAG
The Candidatus Binataceae bacterium DNA segment above includes these coding regions:
- a CDS encoding lipopolysaccharide kinase InaA family protein; this encodes MRPQAQTEWKPDPSFARLTLGRRVVLLRRDILRHAPTIVAALREKISPGASPGTGNRGSGHRLKLDDGPELFARQARRGGLARFLVRETFFGISARPFNEVIVATKAFRRGVPVAEPMGAMVWWLAPGLYRGFFLSRAIAGMTLWDFVRTDDDPIVLKHVLMAARVAIVTMHDKGVFHADLNLHNLMVTQAGESFKVMILDLDKARIYDASLHPSLRSANARRLLRSARKLDPAGRYFDASALSILDVS
- a CDS encoding MFS transporter, which gives rise to MAEESKERWLILVTLFATLFLIWGPVNAGGVFFLPVVRHFGWSRAWFSALSAVAPLAAGLSSPLLGSLLDRIGARPVMIAGAAMVGGGYMALSRANSAAAFLLIFVVLGVGITASTIIPTALVVTNWFRARRGAALGVAFAGIPLGSTVVTIWANYLVLHFGFRVAFFAMGMPILLIVIPLLTAFLRTRPGSFPSQIAAESTLPGLEVGEALKTRSFWMIAIAEVLFATAGVGLRVHLVPYLSGIGYTPTVAAGIFGAMFIFGAIGSFSIGLFADRLGGRATLASVFVAGAIGIAALLRASYPAAVAAFLLTFGLTRETPVYLNPLAIGESLGNRRLGALLGIVAFFNTLGFAAGPVIAGRIFDRSGAYTGAWLLFASIALVSAAAMRATLPLAKERARIVIGETAAA
- a CDS encoding LysR family transcriptional regulator yields the protein MSGKWDWDNIRFFLALCREGSLSGAARVLEVDHVTVARRIAVLEERLAAKLLSRTPEGFSITAAGQSILRQCETMESAAVNLERLVAGHDTRIAGSVRLTSTDALAYAIIVPSLVALRETHPELQIDLLPGVRALDIARREIDLAVRFNLSRPSGASLICRKLGAVGFALYVSPQYLAARGTPTRGEGLRGHDIITYAGWPQGMGPRFTGESLDGARTTVRSNDRFLQVKATAVGLGISELACFLGDDFPELVRVWPDQVPTLRSVWLVMHEDLRRTARVRAVAAAVAAAFEQNASFLRHGRRAQRRTPSRV
- a CDS encoding class I SAM-dependent methyltransferase; translated protein: MLHLQCHFGLDTLSWARLGAEVTGLDFSDEAIKLARSLSNEIKIPARFICADIYEVPSAVDQQFDIVFTSYGAITWLPDMPRWGQIIARSLKPGGFFYIADQHPLASIFDNRDDSSQLAIQYPYFHHEMITTSGGQDYADPSYKNEHDNAEWIHTVDSIISALIEAGLQIEFFHEHSACPWQMFPFCERAGPGLWHIRGDLIPLIFSLGARKPKVPP
- a CDS encoding RidA family protein; amino-acid sequence: MKPIQTSGAPAAIGPYSQAIEEQGWVFCSGQIGLDPKSGALVAGGVEAETRRALENLHEVLAEAGLGFQNIVKTTIFLADLGDFDVVNRIYGEHLSPPYPARSTMQAAALPRKARVEIEAIAMKRA
- a CDS encoding bifunctional (p)ppGpp synthetase/guanosine-3',5'-bis(diphosphate) 3'-pyrophosphohydrolase — its product is MAELARETPDQLEELIQKVGTYNPQADLGLIHSAYEFAAGKHAEQKRLSGEPFVSHPLAVATIAAELKLDVASIVTALLHDVVEDTATPLDEVREKFGSEVAELVDGMTKVSKITFQSRAEKQAENFRKMIIAMSRDIRVVLIKLADRLHNMRTLDSLSSERQSEISRETLEIYAPIAHRLGIYWLKSELEDNAFRYLNPPAYSTLKAFVAKTRKEREEYIRDVIAILSRRLEESGVKAEVTGRPKHFYSIHGKMSDLGLSFEQIYDLVAFRIIVATVRECYEALGVVHASWKPVPGRFKDYIALPKANMYQSLHTTMIGPRGQRMEVQIRTAEMHRVAEEGIAAHWSYKGGNAGAKDLRETERFAWLRRLIEWQQNLKDPQEFLSTVKDDLFPEEVFVFTPKGDVLNFPQGASVIDFAYRIHSQVGNHLSGARINGRMVPLRQRLRSGDTIEVLTSERQTPGKDWGNYCVTARAKSRIRQWLRAQEAERSLALGISLIDHELTPLRLNVAELRSAKRLETVLKDFSQKDVDSLIAAVGYGLVTPGQLLAKLLTPDELKVYRESKLPASAQPALKDRGARKPASGAVVVSGVGDVLVRFARCCNPLPGEAITGFITRGRGVTIHLAGCPHALNTDPQRRVPVVWKDGDESPRPIRLEVLCVDQPGLLAAMTRTIAAAGVNISTAEVKTRGNDGRALSLFEVSVTSARQLNNLMSSIGAIEGVMRVSRIGYQNGNRFLA